The proteins below are encoded in one region of Oncorhynchus tshawytscha isolate Ot180627B linkage group LG04, Otsh_v2.0, whole genome shotgun sequence:
- the creb3l1 gene encoding cyclic AMP-responsive element-binding protein 3-like protein 1, giving the protein MDTILDNFAPDKLFPSANLLDLEDLNEGDFLNNVHFSEQMEDFSNELFSSFFDDHLLADRNPLLDMEMDPPNPDIQQEHSYSLSGDSAPQSPSMSIKMDEEAEFEGMWSFSQDLTAILVKQEPDQQAEPSTTVPSIGNSCFQPLNLAPPPHRSSSGETGSKELNLNPTPAIKDEPREVNQFLNIPSEEYLHIRLTPPTPPSSHGSDSDGSQSPRSMPPSSPARLQARSSAAISSSPLLTAPHKLQGTSGPLMLTEEEKRTLIAEGYPVPNKLPLTKTEEKALKRVRRKIKNKISAQESRRKKKEYVECLEKKVENYTSENSDLWKKVETLESANRTLLQQLQKLQVLVTGKVPQSYKMASTQTGTCLMVVALCFFLVLGSLVPCLPELSSLSHTVKSSSPLPSADVYTASQVRSRSLLFYDESSSLEDGHGGFLKMEGDGSEGAPLDYTEDRSAHDSHGGEHENTKYLSKVHSDPVDYNRTGAQFLQEEPQYHKIEPNPEGGEEYF; this is encoded by the exons CACTTCTCGGAGCAGATGGAGGACTTCTCAAACGAGCTGTTCAGCAGCTTCTTTGATGACCACCTCCTGGCCGACAGAAACCCACTGTTGGACATGGAGATGGACCCACCAAACCCTGACATCCAGCAAGAACACAGCTACTCCCTGAGCGGAGACTCGGCCCCCCAGAGCCCCTCCATGTCCATCAAAATGGATGAGGAAGCAG AGTTTGAAGGAATGTGGTCTTTCAGCCAGGACCTGACGGCCATCCTGGTAAAGCAGGAGCCTGATCAACAGGCAGAGCCTTCCACTACAGTCCCCTCCATAGGGAACTCATGCTTCCAGCCTCTCAACCTCGCCCCACCACCTCACAGGAGCTCATCGGGGGAAACA GGCTCCAAAGAGTTGAACCTCAACCCCACACCTGCAATCAAAGATGAACCCAGAGAGGTCAACCAGTTCCTCAACATCCCTTCAG AGGAATACCTCCATATAAGACTGA ctccccccacccctcccagcAGCCATGGCAGTGACAGTGATGGATCCCAGAGCCCCCGCTCCATGCCCCCTTCCAGCCCAGCCCGCCTACAGGCCCGCTCCTCCGCTGCCatatcctcctcacccctccttacCGCCCCACAC AAACTACAGGGTACTTCAGGGCCCCTGAtgctgacagaggaggagaaacgcACCCTGATCGCTGAAGGTTACCCCGTACCCAACAAGCTGCCCCTCACCAAGACCGAGGAGAAGGCACTGAAGAGGGTTCGcaggaaaataaaaaataag ATATCTGCCCAGGAGAGTCGCAGGAAGAAGAAGGAGTACGTGGAGTGCCTGGAGAAAAA GGTGGAGAACTACACATCTGAGAACAGTGACCTGTGGAAGAAGGTGGAAACACTGGAGAGTGCTAACAG aACTCTACTCCAGCAGCTCCAGAAACTCCAGGTCCTGGTCACAGGAAAAGTGCCACAATCCTACAAAATGGCCTCAACGCAAACAGGAACATGCCTTATG GTGGTGGCGCTGTGCTTTTTCCTGGTGCTGGGCTCCCTTGTACCTTGTCTGCCTGagctctcctccctgtcccatACCGTGAAGTCCTCCTCGCCCCTCCCCTCGGCTGATGTCTACACAGCCAGCCAGG tCCGCTCCCGCAGCCTACTCTTCTACGACGAGAGCTCCTCGTTGGAGGACGGTCACGGGGGCTTCCTGAAGATGGAGGGGGACGGCTCGGAGGGGGCGCCCCTCGACTACACCGAGGACCGGTCGGCACATGACAGCCACGGAGGCGAACACGAGAACACCAAGTACCTCAGCAAGGTTCACTCCGATCCGGTGGACTATAACAGGACCGGCGCCCAGTTCCTCCAAGAAGAGCCGCAGTACCACAAAAT AGAGCCAAACCccgaaggaggagaggagtactTTTAA